One genomic region from bacterium encodes:
- a CDS encoding ankyrin repeat domain-containing protein, which yields MPSTTKGSLLMTAGSVEIAEWLLRDGAQLNASDHAGKTPLIGSGGVEMTQLLLRYGADVRFRCQDGHTALIAAAEHRDPFSAELLLKKGIEVNAQTVSGETALQIAIRNGDAALRALLRTAGAR from the coding sequence ATGCCGTCAACCACGAAGGGCTCACTCCTTATGACCGCCGGGAGCGTCGAGATCGCCGAATGGCTGCTTCGCGACGGCGCGCAGTTGAACGCCAGCGATCATGCCGGCAAAACACCGCTCATCGGTTCTGGCGGGGTCGAGATGACTCAGCTCCTGCTGCGCTATGGTGCCGACGTCCGCTTTCGCTGCCAGGATGGTCATACCGCGCTGATCGCTGCGGCCGAACACCGTGATCCCTTCAGCGCCGAGCTCCTGTTGAAGAAAGGAATCGAAGTGAATGCCCAGACGGTCTCCGGTGAGACGGCACTCCAGATCGCCATCCGCAACGGGGATGCCGCCTTGAGAGCGCTGCTGCGCACGGCCGGGGCCCGATGA